A genomic stretch from Asterias rubens chromosome 7, eAstRub1.3, whole genome shotgun sequence includes:
- the LOC117292119 gene encoding rho GDP-dissociation inhibitor 2-like, which translates to MMAETEKSSAGSDGKDSASYKPPPPKSLKELQDLDKDDESLNKYKRSLLGDDVDLTAVTGEGTQVTLDKLVIIADDHKDIILDLTGDLAELKKKTFTIKEGVGVQAKLTFTVKNDIVFGLKYLQNTTRSAVHIECDSAVHMMGSYGPSKDIREYKTQVEEFSKGLLVRGHYTVQSKLMDDDDRVFLTWEWAFDIKSDWD; encoded by the exons AGCGCGTCCTACAAACCACCACCTCCAAAATCACTCAAAGAATTACAAGATTTGGATAAAGATGATGAAAGCCTCAACAAGTACAAGAGGTCCTTGTTGGGAGATGATGTGGATCTAACAGCAG TTACAGGTGAAGGCACGCAGGTTACACTGGACAAATTGGTCATCATTGCTGATGATCATAAAGATATTATCCTTGACTTAACTG GTGATTTAGCTGAGCTGAAGAAGAAGACATTCACAATAAAAGAAGGTGTTGGGGTTCAAGCTAAACTCACATTTACA GTGAAAAATGACATTGTGTTTGGCTTGAAGTATCTCCAAAACACAACTCGGTCTGCTGTACATATAGAGT GTGACTCTGCCGTACACATGATGGGTAGCTATGGTCCTTCCAAAGACATCAGAGAGTATAAAACACAAGTGGAGGAGTTTTCTAAAGGGTTGCTTGTTCGTGGCCATTATACCGTTCAGAGTAAGTTAATGGATGACGATGATCGTGTCTTTCTTACTTGGGAATGGGCCTTCGATATCAAGTCTGATTGGGACTAA